Proteins encoded in a region of the Haloglomus salinum genome:
- a CDS encoding DUF7473 family protein: protein MAGPIAPVPLQSVTGGGPLAVIVTFLLTWLFYAFTLHLAATFFIGDVPSQKAATAAALPAAVSILLQQYGVAGGAFGVGPSLLAGVTIAATLVADGIAISTVYRLRTRSTAPLVALHFGFAAVLGVALANVFGVL, encoded by the coding sequence ATGGCCGGTCCCATCGCGCCCGTGCCGCTCCAGTCGGTCACCGGCGGCGGCCCACTCGCTGTCATCGTCACCTTCCTGCTGACGTGGCTGTTCTACGCGTTCACGCTCCATCTCGCGGCCACGTTCTTCATCGGGGACGTGCCCTCGCAGAAGGCCGCCACCGCCGCGGCCCTCCCTGCCGCCGTCTCCATCCTCCTCCAGCAGTACGGCGTCGCGGGCGGCGCGTTCGGCGTCGGCCCCTCGCTGCTGGCGGGGGTCACCATCGCCGCCACGCTGGTCGCGGATGGCATCGCTATCAGTACGGTCTACCGACTCCGCACCCGGTCGACCGCGCCGCTCGTGGCGTTGCACTTCGGCTTCGCCGCCGTGCTGGGGGTCGCACTGGCGAACGTGTTCGGCGTGCTGTGA